The following is a genomic window from Serratia ficaria.
GATATTCACGCCTGGTCCGGTCAGCAGCCTTTCTTTAGTTACCCGCGCGTTTTGGGCCATGAAATATGCGCCGAGATTGTCAGCCTCGGCGATCAAACGGCCGGCTGGCGAGTGGGCCAGCGCGTCGCGGTGATCCCTTATCTTTCCTGCCGCCGCTGTGGCGCCTGCCTGAGCGGCAAGACCAACTGCTGCGAGAACATTTCGGTGATCGGCGTGCATCAGGACGGCGCTTTCTGCGAGTATCTCAGCGTGCCGGCCGGCAACCTGCTGGCGGTGGACGACGTGGCGCCGGAGGCGGCGGCGCTGATTGAACCGTTCGCCATCAGCGCCCATGCGGTGCGCCGCGCGGCGCTGTCGCCGGATGAGCACCTGTTGGTGGTCGGCGCCGGGCCTATCGGCCTGGGCGTGGCGGCGATAGCCCAGGCCGACGGCGCGCGGGTGGTGGTGGCCGACACCCGCCCCGAACGGCGGCGGCATGTCGAACAGGTGCTGGGGCTGCCGACGCTCGATCCGGCGGCCGACGGGTTCGATGCGGCGCTGCGCGGGCAGTTTGACGGCATGCTGGCGGCTAAAGTGATCGACGCCACCGGCAATCCGCAGGCGATGAACAACGCCGTCAATGTGATCCGCCACGGCGGCGGCATCGTCTTTGTCGGGCTGTTCAAAGGCGACCTGCGGTTCTCCGACCCGGAGTTTCACAAAAAGGAGGCCACCCTGATGGGCAGCCGCAACGCGACGGAAGAAGACTTCGTCAAGGTCGGTCGCCTGATGGCCGCGGGGCGGCTCACCGCCGGGATGATGCTGTCGCATCACTTTGAGTTCGCCACCCTGGCGCAGCATTACGAAGCGCAGGTGATCAATAACACGGCGTTGATTAAAGGCGTTATTCGCTTTTAATCCCCGGTTGTCCTCCGGCTGGGGGAGCGCGACACGCGTCATTTCCCAGCCATAAAACCATCATCCAGATGTCATAAACTTATTCGTTAATAGGTGCCCATAATGATTAGCCACTGAAATCAGAGAAATCATATGGCTCAGGCACTGTTAAAACTTGCACAAACCGACTTTCCAGGGCAGCAACCGCTATCGACACGCAAGGTCTTGTCGGTAAAAGGCTTGGGCAAAGCCTATAAAGCGCAGCAGCGGGTGCTGGACGACATCAACTTCGATCTGCACGCCGGCGAGTTCGTGGCGGTGATCGGGCGCTCCGGCGCCGGCAAATCCACCCTGTTGCACACCCTGAACGGCACCATCCCTTCCAGCTGCGGCGAGATGCTGCACTTTGAAGACGACGGCGTGGCGCAGGACATCGCCCAGCTTTCCGCCCGCCAGATGCGCCAGTGGCGCGCCCGCTGCGGCATGATCTTCCAGGATTTCTGCCTGGTGCCGCGGCTGGACGTGATGACCAACGTGCTGCTGGGCCGCCTCAGCCATACCTCCACCCTGAAGTCCTTCTTCAAACTGTTCGACGACGCCGACCGCGCGCGCGCCATCGAGCTGCTGCAGTGGCTCAATATGCTGCCGCATGCGCTGCAGCGCGCCGAGAACCTGTCCGGCGGGCAGATGCAGCGGGTGGCCATCTGCCGCGCGCTGATGCAGAACCCCAAAATTCTGCTGGCCGATGAGCCGGTCGCCTCGCTCGATCCCAAAAATACCCGCCGCATCATGGATGCGCTGCAGAAAGTCAGCGAGAACGACATCGCGGTGATGGTGAACCTGCACTCGGTCGAACTGGTGCGGGAATACTGCACCCGGGTGATCGGCATCGCCCAGGGCAAAATCGTGTTCGACGGGCATCCGTCGCTGCTGAACGAAAGGATCCTGCACCAGCTGTACGGCGAGGAAGCCAATCAGATCCATTGATTCACTTTTACCTTCACTTTTACCTTTTACACACAAGGCATCGTAATGAAAAAAGTACTGAGTCTGACCCCCCTGATGGCCGGCGCGATGATGGTATTTAATGCTGCCGCGGCGGATGCGCCGAAAGAGCTGAACCTGGGCATTCTCGGCGGGCAAAACGCCACCCAGCAGATCGGCGATAACCAGTGCGTGAAGCAGTTTCTGGACAAGGAGCTGAGCGTCGACACCAAGCTGCGCAACTCTTCCGACTACTCCGGCGTGATCCAGGGCCTGCTGGGCGGCAAGATCGATCTGGTGTTGAGCATGTCGCCATCTTCCTTTGCTTCGGTGTACATCAAGGATCCGAAAGCGGTGGATATCGTCGGCATCGCGGTCGACGACGTCGACCAGTCGCGCGGCTATCACTCGGTGGTGGTGGTCAAAGCCGGCAGCCCGTACCAGAAGCTGGAAGATCTGAAGGGCAAGGCCATCGGCTTCGCCGATCCGGACTCTACCTCCGGCTTCCTGATCCCGAACCAGGCGTTCAAGAAGCTGTTCGGCGGCACGGTCGACAACAAATACGACAACGCCTTCTCCAGCGTGACCTTCTCCGGCGGCCACGAGCAGGACATCCTCGGCGTGCTGAACGGCCAGTTTGAAGGCGCGGTGACCTGGGCGTCGATGATTGGCGACTACAACACCGGCTATACCAGCGGTGCCTTCACCCGCATGATCCGCATGGATCACCCGGACCTGATGAAGCAGATCCGCATCATCTGGCAGTCGCCGCTGATCCCGAACGGCCCGATCCTGGTGAGCAATGCGCTGCCGGCCGACTTCAAGGCCAGGGTGGTTACCGCCATCAAGAAGCTGGATAAAGAAGACCACTCATGCTTTATCAAGGCGATGGGCGGCAAACAGCACATCGGCGACACCACCCTGGCGGAATACCAGAACATCATCGATATGAAACGTGAACTGACCAAAGGCGACCGTTAATTCCCGACCTTGCGTCCTCCAAGGGGCCCGGCGCGCCGGGCCTCTCGTGCCATAAAGATGGAAGACTATTTTGAATAGCGATTTTGCACAGTATTACCAACGGATCCGCGGCAAGCAAAAGCGTGAAGCGCTGCTGTGGTCGCTGGGGCTGGCGGCGCTCTATCTGGGCGCCGGCAACCTCGCCGAGTTCAACCTGCACACCGTCTGGCTGTCCATGCCCCACTTCTTCGACTACCTGGCGGAAACCGTCCCGACGCTGCACTGGCGCCTGCTGTTCGCCGACGGCCATACCGAAGGTTCGCTCGCCTACTGGGGTTATCGCCTGAATATCCAGCTGCCGCTGATCTGGGAAACGCTGCAGCTGGCGCTGGCGGCGACCATTCTGTCGGTGATGGTGGCCGGGGGGCTGGCGTTTTTGGCGGCCAACAATACCCACAGCCCGGCGTCGCTGCGCTGGGGCATTCGCACGCTGGTGGCGTTTTTGCGCACCATGCCGGAGCTGGCGTGGGCGGTGATGTTCGTGATGGCGTTCGGCATCGGCGCCATTCCGGGCTTTCTGGCGTTGGCGCTGCACACCATCGGCAGCCTGACCAAGCTGTTTTATGAATCGATTGAGACCGCCTCCAACAAACCGGTGCGCGGGCTGGCGGCCTGCGGCGCCACGCCGCTGCAGCGCATGCGTTTCGGCCTGTGGCCGCAGGTGAAGCCGGTGTTTTTGTCCTACAGCTTCATGCGGCTGGAGATCAACTTTCGCCAGTCGACCATTTTGGGGCTGGTGGGGGCGGGCGGCATCGGCCAGGAGCTGATGACCAATATCAAGCTCGACCGTTACGATCAGGTCAGCATGACGCTGCTGCTGATCATTCTGGTGGTTTCGCTGCTGGATTACGCCTCGGGCGAATTGCGCAAGCGGGTAGTGGAGGGGAAAAAATGATGTCAGGGCCTGCGGTGTCGGCGGCAACGCTGCACCAGTTGAAGCAACAGCATCCGGAGATTTTCTCCCAGCAGCGGCGCTACCTGCGCACGCTTGGCGTGGTGGCGGCGGCGATCGCGCTGTATTACCTGTTTTTCTTTCAGTTCTTCGGCATTGCCTGGCCGCAGTTCATCAACGGTTGCCAGCAGCTGGGGCGTTACTTCGTGCGGATGTTCGTCTGGCATGATTTCGCCAACTGGCCGTTCATGTACTACTTCCAGCAGATCGGCATCACCATCGCCATCGTGTTCGCCGGTACCTTGACCGCGTCGCTGATTGCGCTGCCGCTGTCGTTCTTCGCCGCGCGCAACGTGATGTCGACGCCGCTGTTGCGGCCGATATCGCTGGTGGTGCGCCGGCTGCTGGACATTTTCCGCGGCATCGACATGGCGATCTGGGGGCTGATTTTCGTGCGCGCCGTCGGCATGGGGCCGCTGGCCGGGGTGCTGGCGATAGTGATGCAGGACGTCGGGCTGCTGGGCAAACTGTACGCGGAAGGGCACGAGGCGGTGGACAAGTCCCCCAGCCGCGGCCTGACGGCGGTCGGCGCCAACGGCCTGCAGAAGCACCGTTACGGCATTTTCACCCAGTCGTTCCCCACCTTCCTGGCGCTCAGCCTGTACCAGATCGAATCCAACACCCGCTCCGCCGCGGTGCTGGGCTTTGTCGGCGCCGGCGGCATCGGCCTGGTGTACGCGGAGAACATGCGGCTGTGGAACTGGGACGTGGTGATGTTCATCACGCTGATCCTGGTGGGTGTGGTGATGATTATGGACAAGCTGTCGTCGATGCTGCGCAATAAGTACATTATCGGCGAAGATATCCCGCTGTATCGGCAAAAAAGCCAAATCGATTGAGAAACCCCTTGCCGATCCCTATACTGCCGCACATATTCCAAGTATGGCGGGTATAGGGCGTGTTTTTCGGTTCACACTGCGCGCCTCTTCCCGGTTTACAAGCTAAAGGCAATTTAACTCCATGATTAACAACGATGTGCTGCGCAGCGTGCGCTACATGCTGAGTATTAACGACGCGAAAATGGTCGAGATTATCAAACTGGATAATTTCGACGTCGAGGTCTCGGCGATGGGCGCTTACGTCATCAAAGAAGGCGAACCGGGGTTTGAAAAGTGCCCGGACGAAGTGATGGCGCATTTCCTGAACGGCCTGGTGTTTTTCAAGCGCGGCAAGGACGACAAATTCCCGGCGCCGGAGATTGAGCTGCCCATCACCAACAACCTGGTGCTGAAAAAGCTGCGCGTGGCGTTCGAGCTGAAAGACACCGATATGCATCAGATTTTCACCGCGGTGGATTTCCGTATCTCCAAGCCGGAACTGAGCGCGCTGTTCCGCAAAGAAGGCACCAAAAACTACCGCCCGTGCGGCGATCAGATGCTGCGTTATTTCCTCAAGGGGCTGGCGCAGCGCATTCGCGGCGCCTAAACCCCCCTCATCCCATCAGGCGCCGTCGCGAGACGGCGCTTTTTTTTTGCACTCTTTTTGTCCGGCCGCTGCGCGCCGCTGGTGCAGGTTTTTTACTTTCGCGTCATAAGTTTTAATTATAATTTATTGAAATCATGAGATTAAAAACTGGCACGCCGGTTGCTCTGTTGAATCCCATCTTGTGTACCAGATGGAATTCAACCCATGACTCAGCCTGTTGATCTCTGCGGTTTCACCCTCGGTGAATGGCAACACCATTATCAAACGTGCCCGGCGGGCGAACGGCTCGCCGGCGTGCGATCCGCGCTGGAGGCGTTGGCCGCCGGCCTGAGCCTGAATGACCGCGCCTGGCTGTATCTGGCTACCCCGGAACAGCGGGAAAGCCAGTATCTGCAGCTGGCGCGGCGGCTGGAAGCGGTCGCCGGCGATCTCAGCCGGTTGCCGTTGTTCGGCGTGCCCTTTGCGGTAAAAGACAATATCGACGTCGGCGGCTGGCCAACCAGCGCCGCCTGCCCGGCGTTCAGCTATCGGGCGCAGGCGGATGCCGCCGTGGTGGCCAACCTGTGCGCCGCCGGCGCGGTGGTGATGGGCAAAACCAACCTCGACCAGTTCGCTACAGGGTTGGTCGGCACTCGCTCGCCGCACGGCGCAGTGGTCAACAGCTTCGACGAACGCTACGTCAGCGGCGGCTCCAGCTCCGGCTCCGCTTCGGTGGTGGCGCGCGGCCTGATGCCGTTTGCTCTGGGCACCGACACCGCCGGCTCCGGGCGCGTGCCGGCCGGTTTCAATAATATCGTTGGCCTGAAGCCGACCAAGGGCTGGTTGTCCAACCGCGGCGTGGTGCCGGCTTGCCGGCTGAACGACGCGGTGTCGGTGTTTGCGCTGACGGTGGCCGATGCGGCGCGAGTGGCCGAACTGGCGGGCGGCTTCGACGCCGCAGATCCTTACTCCCGTTGCAACCCGAACGGCGCGCCGGCGGATATTCCCGCCGCGCCGCGCTTCGCCGTGCCCGATCGGCTGGAGTTTTTCGGCGACGAGCAGGCCGAGCGGGCATTTCACCGGGCGCTGGCTCAGCTGCAGCGCGGCGGCGCCACGCTGGAACCCATCGACTTCACGCCGTTTCGCCAACTGGCGGAGCAGCTCTATTACGGCCCCTGGGTGGCGGAACGTACCGTCGCGGTCGAGGCGATGTTGCAAAACAACCCCCAGGCCATCGATCCGGTGGTGCGCGGCATCGTCAGCAACGGGTTGGCGTACAGCGCCTGCGATGCCTATAAGGCGGAATACCTGCGCGCCGAACTGGCGCGGCAAATCGCGCAGCGGCTGGCGCCGTTCGACGCGCTGGTGGTGCCGACGTCGCCGACCATCCGCACCCTGGCTGAGATGGCCCAGGAGCCGGTGCTGTTCAACTCGCAGTTCGGCACCTACACCAACTTCACCAACCTGGCGGATCTGAGCGCGCTGGCGCTGCCGGCGCCGCTGCGCGAAGACGGCCTGCCCGCAGGCATCACCCTGATTGCGCCGGCCTGGCATGACCGGGCGCTGGCGGCGTTCGGCCAGCGCTGGCAGCGCCGGCAAAACCTGCCGCTCGGCGCCACCGGGCGGGCACTGCCGCCCGAGCCGGCGGCGACACCCTCGACGCAGCATGTGCGGGTGGCGGTAGTGGGCGCTCACCTTAGCGGCATGCCGCTCAATTTCCAGCTGACGCAGCGCGCTGCGGTGCAGGTCGAGCAGACCCTCACCGCGCCGTGCTACCGGCTGTACGCGCTGGCCGATACCCAGCCGCCGAAGCCGGGTCTGGTGCGCGACGCGCAGGGCGCGGCCATCAGCGTCGAACTGTGGGATATCCCGCTGGCGCGCTTCGGCGAGTTCGTGGCCGAAATTCCGGCGCCGCTGGGCATCGGCACGCTGCTGCTGGCCGACGGCCGTCGGGTGAAGGGTTTTATCTGCGAACCCTGGGCGCTGGCAGGCGCCACGGATATCACTGAGTTTGGCGGCTGGCGCGACTATCTCGCCAGCGTTAAGGGGGCATGAACATGTTTACTACCGTATTGATCGCCAACCGCGGCGAAATCGCCTGCCGCGCCATCCGCACCCTGAAGCGTCTCGGGGTGACCAGCGTGGCGGTTTACTCCGACGCCGACCGCAATGCGCCGCACGTGGCCGAGGCCGATCGGGCGGTGGCGCTCGGCGGTGAAAAAGCCGCCGACAGCTATCTGCGCATCGACAAAATCCTGGCCGCCGCGGCCGCCACCGGCGCCCAGGCGATCTATCCCGGCTACGGTTTTTTGTCCGAGAGCGCCGAATTCGCCGACGCCTGCGCCGCGGCGGGCATCGCCTTTATCGGCCCGACGGCGGCGCAGATCCGCGAGTTCGGCCTGAAGCACCGGGCGCGCGAGCTGGCGGCGGTGGCGCAGGTGCCGATGACGCCGGGCACCGGCCTGCTGGACAGCGTGGAGCAGGCGGTCGACGCCGCTGCGCGCATCGGTTATCCGGTGATGCTGAAAACCACCGCCGGCGGCGGCGGTATCGGCCTGACGCGCTGCGATGACGAGCCGGCGCTGCGCGACGCCTACGACAGCGTAAAACGGCTCGGTGAGCAGTTCTTCCGCGACGCCGGCGCCTTTATCGAACGCTTTGTCGATAAGGCGCGCCACGTTGAGGTGCAGATCTTCGGCGACGGCCAGGGCCGGGTGGTGGCGCTGGGCGAGCGCGACTGTTCGCTGCAGCGCCGCAACCAGAAGGTGGTGGAGGAAACCCCGGCGCCGAACCTGCCGGCGGCGACCCGCCAGGCGCTGCATCGGGCGGCGGTCACGCTGGGCGAGTCGGTCGACTATCGCAGCGCCGGCACCGTAGAGTTCATCTACGACGGCGCGCGCGACGAGTTTTACTTCCTCGAGGTCAACACCCGCTTGCAGGTGGAGCACCCGGTCACCGAAATGGTCACCGGCCTGGACCTGATTGAATGCATGCTGCAGGTGGCGGCGGGCGATGCGCTGGACTGGGCGGCGCTGCAGCGCGCGCCGCAGGGGGCGGCGATCGAGGTGCGCCTCTACGCCGAAGATCCGCTGAAAAACTTCCAGCCCAGCCCCGGCGTGCTGACCGAGGTGCATTTCCCCGCCGGAGTGCGCGTCGACGGCTGGGTGGCGACCGGCAGCGAGGTGTCGGCATTCTACGACCCGATGATCGCCAAGCTGATCGTGCACGGGGACGACCGCCGGCAGGCGCTGGAGAAGCTGAGCGCGGCGCTGGACGCTACCCGTCTGCACGGCATCGCCACCAACCTCGATTACCTGCGGCAGGCGATCGCCACGCCGCAATTCACCGCCGGTGAAGTCTGGACCCGCATGCTGGACGGCTTCAGCTTCCAGCCGCACTGCGTCGAAGTGCTGCAGCCCGGCACCTACAGCAGCGTGCAGGACTACCCCGGCCGCCTCGGCTACTGGGATATCGGCGTGCCGCCGTCGGGGCCGATGGACGACTTCGCCTTCCGGCTGGCGAACCGCATCGTCGGCAACCATCCGGACGCCGCCGGGTTGGAGTTTACCCTGCAGGGGCCGACCCTGCGCTTCCACTGCGACGCGGTCATCGCCCTGACCGGCGCCGATTGCCCGGCCGATGTGGATGGCGAACCGGCGGCCTACTGGCAGCCGATCGCCATTCGGGCCGGCCAGGTGCTGACGCTGGGGCGCGCCACCCACGGCTGCCGCACCTATCTGGCGGTGCGCAACGGGTTCGACGTGCCGGTTTATCTCGGCAGCCGCTCCACGTTCGCCCTCGGCCAGTTCGGCGGCCACGCCGGCCGCACGCTGCGGGTGGCGGACATGCTGGCGATCGGCCAGCCGGCGCTGGCGGCCAGCACCACTCCGGCGCCGATCGCCGCGCCGCAGGCAATGGACGCCAGCCTGATCCCGCACTACGACAGCCTGTGGAATATCGGCGTGTTGTACGGGCCGCACGGCGCGCCGGATTTCTTCACCCCGGCGTCGATCGAGCGGTTTTTCGCCGAAGAATGGCAGGTGCACTACAACTCCAACCGCCTCGGCGTGCGGCTGGCGGGGCCGAAACCCGACTGGGCGCGGCAGGACGGCGGCGAAGCCGGGCTGCACCCGTCCAACGTGCACGACTGCGAGTACGCGATCGGTTCGGTCAACTTTACCGGCGATTTCCCGGTGATCCTGACCCGCGACGGGCCGAGCCTCGGCGGCTTCGTCTGCCCGGTGACCATCGCCAAGGCCGAGCTGTGGAAGGTCGGCCAGGTCAAACCGGGCGATCGCATTCGCTTCCATCCGATCGGTTTCAAACAGGCGCAGTCGCTGGAGCAGGCGCAGCTCGGCAGCATTGAAGCGCTGGCGGCGGTGAAGGCCATCACCTTGCCGGCGCCGGACCTGACGCCGGCGGCGACCGTTTCCGCCGCGGTGCTGGCGGCGTTGCCGGCGGCGGAAGGGCGCCCGGCGGTGGTCTACCGCCAGGCGGGGGACGGTTACATCCTGATGGAGTACGGCGACAACCTGCTCGATCTGGCGCTGCGCCTGCGCATCCACCTGCTGATGCAGTCGCTGCGTCAGGAGACGATCCCCGGCGTGGCGGAGCTGGCGCCGGGCGTGCGTTCGCTGCAGATCCGTTACGACAGCCGGGCGATCGGCCAGGCCGATCTGCTGCAGCGCCTGCTGGCGCGCGAGCAGGCGCTGGGCGACGTCAGCCAGCTGAAGGTGCCGACGCGCACCCTCTGGCTGCCGATGGCGTTCGAGGACGGCGCCACGCTGGGCGCGGTGGAACGCTATCAGCAGACGGTGCGCTCATCCGCACCCTGGCTGCCGAACAACGTCGATTTCATCCAGCGCATCAACGGGCTGAGCAGCCGAGAACAGGTGCGCGACATCATCTTCGACGCCAGTTACCTGATCCTCGGGCTGGGAGACGTTTATCTCGGCGCGCCCTGCGC
Proteins encoded in this region:
- a CDS encoding zinc-binding alcohol dehydrogenase family protein, giving the protein MKTMKVLVCEQPTELRYRQRPLPVAAAGEAVIKMIAVGICGTDIHAWSGQQPFFSYPRVLGHEICAEIVSLGDQTAGWRVGQRVAVIPYLSCRRCGACLSGKTNCCENISVIGVHQDGAFCEYLSVPAGNLLAVDDVAPEAAALIEPFAISAHAVRRAALSPDEHLLVVGAGPIGLGVAAIAQADGARVVVADTRPERRRHVEQVLGLPTLDPAADGFDAALRGQFDGMLAAKVIDATGNPQAMNNAVNVIRHGGGIVFVGLFKGDLRFSDPEFHKKEATLMGSRNATEEDFVKVGRLMAAGRLTAGMMLSHHFEFATLAQHYEAQVINNTALIKGVIRF
- the phnC gene encoding phosphonate ABC transporter ATP-binding protein, producing the protein MAQALLKLAQTDFPGQQPLSTRKVLSVKGLGKAYKAQQRVLDDINFDLHAGEFVAVIGRSGAGKSTLLHTLNGTIPSSCGEMLHFEDDGVAQDIAQLSARQMRQWRARCGMIFQDFCLVPRLDVMTNVLLGRLSHTSTLKSFFKLFDDADRARAIELLQWLNMLPHALQRAENLSGGQMQRVAICRALMQNPKILLADEPVASLDPKNTRRIMDALQKVSENDIAVMVNLHSVELVREYCTRVIGIAQGKIVFDGHPSLLNERILHQLYGEEANQIH
- the phnD gene encoding phosphonate ABC transporter substrate-binding protein, whose product is MKKVLSLTPLMAGAMMVFNAAAADAPKELNLGILGGQNATQQIGDNQCVKQFLDKELSVDTKLRNSSDYSGVIQGLLGGKIDLVLSMSPSSFASVYIKDPKAVDIVGIAVDDVDQSRGYHSVVVVKAGSPYQKLEDLKGKAIGFADPDSTSGFLIPNQAFKKLFGGTVDNKYDNAFSSVTFSGGHEQDILGVLNGQFEGAVTWASMIGDYNTGYTSGAFTRMIRMDHPDLMKQIRIIWQSPLIPNGPILVSNALPADFKARVVTAIKKLDKEDHSCFIKAMGGKQHIGDTTLAEYQNIIDMKRELTKGDR
- the phnE gene encoding phosphonate ABC transporter, permease protein PhnE; its protein translation is MNSDFAQYYQRIRGKQKREALLWSLGLAALYLGAGNLAEFNLHTVWLSMPHFFDYLAETVPTLHWRLLFADGHTEGSLAYWGYRLNIQLPLIWETLQLALAATILSVMVAGGLAFLAANNTHSPASLRWGIRTLVAFLRTMPELAWAVMFVMAFGIGAIPGFLALALHTIGSLTKLFYESIETASNKPVRGLAACGATPLQRMRFGLWPQVKPVFLSYSFMRLEINFRQSTILGLVGAGGIGQELMTNIKLDRYDQVSMTLLLIILVVSLLDYASGELRKRVVEGKK
- the phnE gene encoding phosphonate ABC transporter, permease protein PhnE produces the protein MSGPAVSAATLHQLKQQHPEIFSQQRRYLRTLGVVAAAIALYYLFFFQFFGIAWPQFINGCQQLGRYFVRMFVWHDFANWPFMYYFQQIGITIAIVFAGTLTASLIALPLSFFAARNVMSTPLLRPISLVVRRLLDIFRGIDMAIWGLIFVRAVGMGPLAGVLAIVMQDVGLLGKLYAEGHEAVDKSPSRGLTAVGANGLQKHRYGIFTQSFPTFLALSLYQIESNTRSAAVLGFVGAGGIGLVYAENMRLWNWDVVMFITLILVGVVMIMDKLSSMLRNKYIIGEDIPLYRQKSQID
- a CDS encoding YehS family protein gives rise to the protein MINNDVLRSVRYMLSINDAKMVEIIKLDNFDVEVSAMGAYVIKEGEPGFEKCPDEVMAHFLNGLVFFKRGKDDKFPAPEIELPITNNLVLKKLRVAFELKDTDMHQIFTAVDFRISKPELSALFRKEGTKNYRPCGDQMLRYFLKGLAQRIRGA
- the atzF gene encoding allophanate hydrolase, whose product is MTQPVDLCGFTLGEWQHHYQTCPAGERLAGVRSALEALAAGLSLNDRAWLYLATPEQRESQYLQLARRLEAVAGDLSRLPLFGVPFAVKDNIDVGGWPTSAACPAFSYRAQADAAVVANLCAAGAVVMGKTNLDQFATGLVGTRSPHGAVVNSFDERYVSGGSSSGSASVVARGLMPFALGTDTAGSGRVPAGFNNIVGLKPTKGWLSNRGVVPACRLNDAVSVFALTVADAARVAELAGGFDAADPYSRCNPNGAPADIPAAPRFAVPDRLEFFGDEQAERAFHRALAQLQRGGATLEPIDFTPFRQLAEQLYYGPWVAERTVAVEAMLQNNPQAIDPVVRGIVSNGLAYSACDAYKAEYLRAELARQIAQRLAPFDALVVPTSPTIRTLAEMAQEPVLFNSQFGTYTNFTNLADLSALALPAPLREDGLPAGITLIAPAWHDRALAAFGQRWQRRQNLPLGATGRALPPEPAATPSTQHVRVAVVGAHLSGMPLNFQLTQRAAVQVEQTLTAPCYRLYALADTQPPKPGLVRDAQGAAISVELWDIPLARFGEFVAEIPAPLGIGTLLLADGRRVKGFICEPWALAGATDITEFGGWRDYLASVKGA
- the uca gene encoding urea carboxylase gives rise to the protein MFTTVLIANRGEIACRAIRTLKRLGVTSVAVYSDADRNAPHVAEADRAVALGGEKAADSYLRIDKILAAAAATGAQAIYPGYGFLSESAEFADACAAAGIAFIGPTAAQIREFGLKHRARELAAVAQVPMTPGTGLLDSVEQAVDAAARIGYPVMLKTTAGGGGIGLTRCDDEPALRDAYDSVKRLGEQFFRDAGAFIERFVDKARHVEVQIFGDGQGRVVALGERDCSLQRRNQKVVEETPAPNLPAATRQALHRAAVTLGESVDYRSAGTVEFIYDGARDEFYFLEVNTRLQVEHPVTEMVTGLDLIECMLQVAAGDALDWAALQRAPQGAAIEVRLYAEDPLKNFQPSPGVLTEVHFPAGVRVDGWVATGSEVSAFYDPMIAKLIVHGDDRRQALEKLSAALDATRLHGIATNLDYLRQAIATPQFTAGEVWTRMLDGFSFQPHCVEVLQPGTYSSVQDYPGRLGYWDIGVPPSGPMDDFAFRLANRIVGNHPDAAGLEFTLQGPTLRFHCDAVIALTGADCPADVDGEPAAYWQPIAIRAGQVLTLGRATHGCRTYLAVRNGFDVPVYLGSRSTFALGQFGGHAGRTLRVADMLAIGQPALAASTTPAPIAAPQAMDASLIPHYDSLWNIGVLYGPHGAPDFFTPASIERFFAEEWQVHYNSNRLGVRLAGPKPDWARQDGGEAGLHPSNVHDCEYAIGSVNFTGDFPVILTRDGPSLGGFVCPVTIAKAELWKVGQVKPGDRIRFHPIGFKQAQSLEQAQLGSIEALAAVKAITLPAPDLTPAATVSAAVLAALPAAEGRPAVVYRQAGDGYILMEYGDNLLDLALRLRIHLLMQSLRQETIPGVAELAPGVRSLQIRYDSRAIGQADLLQRLLAREQALGDVSQLKVPTRTLWLPMAFEDGATLGAVERYQQTVRSSAPWLPNNVDFIQRINGLSSREQVRDIIFDASYLILGLGDVYLGAPCAVPIDPRHRLLSSKYNPARTHTAEGTVGIGGMYMCIYGMDSPGGYQLVGRTLPIWNKFLKNPQFSAGEPWLLRFFDQVRFYPVSEQELEAQREAFREGRAQVRIEDSEFDFAAYARFLADNAADIADFQRRQQQAFSHEVARWRADEDEAEAQLLPPDDDEEEIDGYLVSADLNGNVWKILVEPGQSVAAGQPLIVVEAMKMELAVTAPRAGVVKRIGCQQGRPVGPGDALLWLEHAG